In Crinalium epipsammum PCC 9333, the following are encoded in one genomic region:
- a CDS encoding trifunctional glycosyltransferase/class I SAM-dependent methyltransferase/polysaccharide deacetylase, which produces MNVSIVIPAYNAAETITETLASVQAQTMPNWEAIVVNDGSSDETEAIANQFAAKDSRIRIISQPNQGVSAARNTGISLANFDWLSFLDADDWLSPQHLKRMTTVLAADSSLDAVHCGMRQVDLDGNTFLDKYVPELTNLFPVFARRCPLLMHACVFRKALADSVGGFDISLSTSEDWDFWQRITRTGARFGAVKEILAFYRMRPNSLSRDGNSTFANATRVLAQGYSPDPRVPNPHPSHAEGEPKEALARLRLEKSSWHAGLLIGSGKDARHLLKLLVNDRAPNLWPSIIAHRIFRSVLVFTCQLPAAWEKLWPSVESPIKDFLVALEAQSLAVGLARRASTILERMVLQHSQVREPLTIGTTYALRLEVTEPISDICPTVGAERLHCIVEMEGTELGRLELPICDGLVASWVIKDAIAAQFAGQILGRFFEHTVYREEHRSRGALEQGSKSNAQSNEQIDWTVFLQQIWERPDWPSERFYNPEAVEEAIALKRIESGWLIVEISEELPDVEVAVPQLDVVLTVGGVAIGSVSIPVEQNFVSAQALRVALTRASELELCRACVREGLLGRPLGESISLRSRLSEAAMAQAQSPEWFASTRPAVISTELLSPNTVVLGRRRGAMGTSASRRAILPGAVSRELVEMAQVLGEPVMQIPPHGTLPERVIYAPELIERPSERPTSSSRQSASVRTRFHGRAFFETWFSTQPDPWKYTSPYEQTKYEQTLSLLPSTQIGKALELACAEGHFTVQLAPRVESLIAADISQIALDRADERCRDLQNISFQHLDMTKDPLPGHFDLIVCSEVLYYLKDLEELKVIASKIANALEPGGYLLMANAHLLVDEPDKTGFDWGNPFGGKVIGETFASIPTLRLVKEIWAPLYRVQLFQRHPWQHHTPDIVKLTEQPAPLSPKQQSGVRWHGGQPPRRGKPQTVVTQRLPILMYHRVAPTGSATMNRYRVTPEAFEEQLRYLQDAGFYSVAWEDWQSAMAVRRPLPGRAVAITFDDGYLDFFHYALPLLKQYGFTATVFLVTEHVGSSNTWDAAYGEEIPLLGWSEIRQLQNEGVEFGSHSVSHSPLTALSVAEIVQEAARSRSILERQLGVSVQTFAYPYGDFDPVVQHLIGACGYTFGLSCRSGLSQFQDELLALPRIEVRGSDSFQEFVTKLSFKSNS; this is translated from the coding sequence ATGAACGTATCTATTGTCATACCCGCTTACAACGCAGCAGAAACAATTACTGAAACTCTTGCGTCTGTTCAGGCTCAAACGATGCCAAACTGGGAAGCAATCGTAGTCAATGATGGCTCTAGTGATGAAACAGAAGCGATCGCCAACCAATTCGCTGCCAAAGACAGCCGGATTCGCATAATCAGCCAGCCAAATCAAGGGGTGAGTGCTGCCCGAAATACGGGGATCAGCCTAGCCAATTTCGACTGGCTGTCGTTTCTCGATGCGGATGATTGGCTCTCACCACAACACTTGAAACGAATGACCACAGTGCTTGCCGCTGATTCCAGTCTAGACGCTGTTCACTGTGGAATGAGGCAAGTAGATCTTGACGGCAACACCTTCTTAGATAAATACGTTCCCGAATTGACCAACTTATTTCCTGTGTTCGCCCGCCGATGCCCCTTGCTCATGCATGCCTGCGTCTTCCGCAAAGCCCTCGCCGACTCTGTTGGCGGATTCGATATTTCCTTGAGTACTTCTGAAGACTGGGATTTCTGGCAGCGCATTACTCGCACTGGCGCTCGCTTTGGAGCCGTTAAGGAGATATTAGCATTTTACCGGATGCGACCCAATTCCCTTTCGAGAGATGGAAATAGTACGTTTGCTAACGCCACGCGCGTACTTGCCCAGGGTTACTCGCCCGATCCGCGCGTGCCAAACCCCCATCCTAGCCATGCAGAAGGAGAACCGAAAGAAGCACTTGCGAGGCTAAGGCTTGAGAAGTCAAGCTGGCATGCGGGATTACTGATCGGTAGTGGTAAGGACGCTCGGCATCTGCTCAAACTGCTTGTCAATGACCGCGCTCCGAACCTATGGCCATCTATTATCGCACACCGCATCTTTAGGTCTGTACTTGTCTTTACTTGTCAACTGCCAGCCGCTTGGGAAAAGCTCTGGCCTAGTGTTGAAAGCCCGATCAAGGACTTTCTGGTAGCGCTGGAGGCGCAGTCCCTGGCTGTCGGGTTGGCTCGTCGTGCTAGCACCATTCTAGAGCGCATGGTCTTGCAACACTCCCAGGTGAGGGAGCCACTGACTATCGGGACTACTTATGCACTTCGCCTAGAGGTGACAGAGCCAATTTCTGATATTTGTCCAACAGTAGGGGCTGAGCGTCTCCACTGCATTGTGGAAATGGAGGGAACTGAGCTGGGTAGGCTGGAATTACCGATATGTGATGGACTGGTTGCTAGCTGGGTTATCAAAGATGCGATCGCAGCCCAATTTGCTGGGCAAATTCTCGGTCGGTTTTTCGAGCATACAGTCTACAGAGAAGAGCACAGGAGCAGAGGAGCTCTTGAGCAGGGGAGCAAGTCGAATGCACAATCCAATGAGCAAATCGACTGGACGGTGTTTTTGCAGCAAATCTGGGAACGCCCGGATTGGCCGAGTGAGCGCTTCTACAACCCAGAGGCGGTGGAGGAAGCGATCGCACTCAAGCGCATTGAGTCTGGGTGGCTTATAGTGGAAATTAGTGAGGAACTACCTGACGTAGAGGTGGCGGTTCCACAGCTTGATGTGGTGCTGACGGTGGGGGGCGTTGCCATTGGCAGCGTGAGTATCCCCGTCGAGCAAAATTTTGTTTCTGCTCAAGCGCTGCGGGTGGCGCTGACGAGGGCAAGTGAGCTTGAACTGTGCCGCGCTTGTGTCCGGGAAGGTCTCCTAGGTAGGCCACTGGGCGAGTCAATATCACTGCGATCGCGTCTCTCTGAGGCGGCTATGGCACAAGCTCAGTCACCCGAATGGTTTGCCTCCACCCGACCTGCTGTAATCAGTACTGAGCTATTGTCTCCTAATACAGTAGTGCTAGGTCGTCGCCGTGGGGCGATGGGAACGAGTGCTTCTCGACGAGCGATACTGCCTGGAGCAGTATCGCGTGAATTAGTAGAAATGGCCCAAGTCCTCGGAGAACCCGTGATGCAAATTCCCCCTCACGGCACGCTGCCAGAGCGAGTCATTTACGCCCCAGAGCTAATTGAACGTCCGTCTGAGCGTCCTACTTCCAGTTCGAGGCAATCCGCAAGCGTTAGGACAAGATTCCACGGTCGAGCGTTTTTCGAGACTTGGTTTTCCACTCAACCCGACCCCTGGAAATACACTAGCCCCTACGAGCAGACCAAGTACGAGCAGACTCTCTCCCTACTCCCCTCAACCCAAATTGGCAAAGCACTCGAATTGGCTTGTGCCGAAGGACATTTTACCGTTCAATTGGCTCCTCGTGTGGAGAGCTTAATTGCCGCTGATATCTCCCAAATCGCCCTTGACCGGGCAGATGAACGTTGCCGCGACCTACAGAATATCAGCTTCCAGCACTTGGACATGACTAAAGACCCACTACCGGGACACTTCGATCTGATTGTCTGTAGCGAGGTACTTTACTATCTCAAAGATCTGGAGGAACTTAAAGTAATCGCCAGCAAAATTGCTAACGCCCTAGAACCGGGTGGCTATCTCCTCATGGCTAACGCGCATCTGCTCGTAGATGAACCAGACAAAACTGGCTTTGACTGGGGGAACCCGTTTGGAGGCAAAGTTATTGGCGAGACATTTGCCAGCATCCCTACATTGCGTTTGGTGAAGGAAATCTGGGCACCCTTATATCGGGTGCAGTTGTTCCAGCGTCATCCCTGGCAGCACCACACCCCGGATATCGTTAAACTAACCGAGCAGCCTGCACCCTTATCACCAAAGCAGCAGTCTGGCGTCCGTTGGCATGGCGGTCAGCCTCCCAGAAGGGGAAAGCCACAAACTGTTGTCACCCAAAGGCTGCCAATCCTCATGTATCATCGCGTTGCACCAACAGGTTCTGCGACAATGAATCGTTACCGGGTGACGCCGGAAGCGTTTGAGGAGCAGTTGCGGTATCTACAGGATGCTGGTTTTTACAGTGTGGCATGGGAAGATTGGCAATCTGCAATGGCGGTGCGGCGTCCCTTGCCAGGGCGGGCAGTAGCGATTACCTTTGATGATGGCTATCTTGACTTTTTCCACTACGCTTTGCCTCTGTTGAAACAGTATGGGTTTACAGCGACGGTATTTCTGGTAACCGAGCATGTGGGAAGCTCAAACACTTGGGATGCAGCTTATGGGGAGGAGATCCCCCTGCTGGGATGGTCCGAAATCCGCCAACTCCAGAATGAAGGGGTTGAGTTTGGTTCTCATTCAGTGAGTCATAGCCCTCTGACTGCTTTGTCTGTCGCAGAGATTGTGCAAGAAGCTGCTCGTTCGAGGAGCATCCTTGAACGTCAGCTAGGTGTGTCGGTTCAGACTTTCGCCTACCCCTACGGGGATTTTGACCCTGTGGTTCAACACCTCATCGGAGCCTGCGGTTATACCTTTGGTTTATCTTGCCGCTCAGGTTTGAGTCAGTTTCAGGATGAACTGCTGGCATTACCCCGGATTGAGGTAAGGGGTTCAGATAGCTTTCAGGAGTTCGTTACCAAGCTCAGTTTCAAAAGCAACAGCTAG
- a CDS encoding NAD/NADP octopine/nopaline dehydrogenase family protein — protein sequence MLQTSYLVVGKGHIGLASALYLSAQGYTVYLFSRRHSIVAKTKTIHSIGAVSPGSYPVAACSNNLDELAALNGGQLPLNVLICCRGQDIEPYARILAKYINPQMNVLVLCASRFAGWVFCKVLTRLGIAEAQLPAVADVNNTPFVSRGNTEDQVRISTLTNKFFVAAQNRTMTNRIVVAYEAVFSNLCPAASVLEINLNKVNDIIHLPLLLVSLARWESGEDYNIYHKVGARTVGLIDHLDGDRMAVGEALGVLNLIDIKSHYQIAYGTKGPSLYEHMQQLGAYSSTTLCNPHHRYLVEDLPYGCFPLQVLARLAGVETPFLDSCITIGSKFLDIPLPWTAEFLELERQLLSQEL from the coding sequence ATGCTACAGACTAGCTACCTGGTTGTAGGGAAAGGACACATTGGCTTGGCCAGTGCGCTATATCTGAGCGCTCAGGGATATACTGTTTACCTTTTCTCTCGCCGTCATTCTATTGTTGCTAAGACAAAAACCATTCACTCAATTGGAGCGGTTTCTCCAGGAAGTTATCCAGTTGCAGCTTGTTCCAATAACCTTGATGAGTTGGCGGCACTCAATGGTGGTCAACTACCATTGAATGTGCTAATCTGTTGTCGCGGTCAAGACATCGAACCCTACGCCAGGATTCTAGCTAAGTATATTAATCCTCAAATGAATGTTCTGGTTCTATGTGCTAGTCGCTTTGCAGGTTGGGTCTTTTGTAAGGTACTCACTAGACTGGGAATAGCTGAGGCACAGTTGCCTGCTGTGGCTGATGTCAATAATACTCCGTTTGTCAGTCGCGGTAATACAGAAGACCAAGTCAGGATTAGCACGTTGACCAACAAGTTCTTTGTGGCAGCTCAGAACCGAACCATGACAAATCGGATTGTGGTCGCTTACGAAGCTGTGTTCAGTAACTTATGCCCCGCTGCTTCGGTTCTAGAAATTAATCTCAATAAAGTTAATGACATTATCCATCTTCCTCTGCTTCTGGTTTCATTAGCTAGATGGGAATCTGGTGAGGATTACAACATCTATCATAAGGTTGGGGCCCGTACTGTTGGGCTCATTGACCACCTGGATGGCGATCGCATGGCGGTGGGTGAAGCATTGGGAGTACTCAACTTGATTGATATCAAAAGCCACTATCAAATCGCCTACGGAACCAAGGGGCCATCTCTTTACGAACATATGCAGCAGCTTGGAGCCTACTCCAGTACGACGCTGTGTAACCCTCATCACCGCTATTTGGTTGAGGATTTGCCTTATGGTTGTTTTCCCCTACAGGTTTTAGCTCGCCTAGCTGGTGTAGAAACACCATTCCTGGATAGCTGTATCACAATCGGGAGTAAGTTCCTTGACATCCCTCTGCCGTGGACTGCTGAGTTTCTGGAATTGGAGCGGCAGCTGCTCAGTCAAGAACTTTAA
- a CDS encoding AAA family ATPase, which translates to MDLFEQHHLQQAENEAPLAARMRPRNLNKFIGQDHIIAPGRLLQRAITLDQLSSVIFYGPPGTGKTTLARVIANSTRAHFIAINAVLSGVKEIRASIDTATEKRKKHNQRTILFVDEVHRFNKSQQDALLPWVENGTVVLIGATTENPYFEVNKALVSRSRIFQLKQLNNDDLYRIVEQTLNDRERGYGNLNVKIEPNALDHLVNVANGDARSLLNALELAVETTPPDEAGIIYVTLAVAEESIQQRAVLYDKEGDAHFDTISAFIKSLRGSDPDAALYWLAKMVYAGEDPRFIFRRMLILTCEDVGLADPNAVVVVNSCAEAFDRVGMPEGRYHLAQATLYLANAPKSNSVMGFFDAIAAVEREKESEVPTHLKDGNRDKKGFGHGAGYLYPHAYRDHWVAQQYLPASLQGQVFYQPSQQGFEAKINTQVAQRREAQLAAVVAGDCVAPVEVLTYGVTDKATDRWLQRTLSQVGQQLGEIRDRIFTLTAPQRHHLILDLNAGSGLLTWEALRQVPEGGVYACIRTTADEEAIVEQATSLPELMRPIVLQSALTQLPEILAAQAADVKFDRIIGRNALLHESDKLTVIKLLASLLQDSGEIVLAETVAKHTQRLYCLLDISKLDADLCDRLITAEEAIYNNTSDPMVNWDADDLRIWFESAGLVVEVKEERLNSQLHISSGLIERWFGTNSDRPTYATYLGRLLSPQEVDTVKGLFNRYLLNQTVSWSSAIAFIQAKSNQ; encoded by the coding sequence ATGGATTTATTTGAACAACACCACCTGCAACAAGCTGAAAATGAAGCACCTCTAGCAGCAAGGATGCGCCCGCGTAACCTCAATAAATTTATTGGTCAAGATCACATCATTGCACCAGGACGGTTATTGCAGCGTGCCATTACTTTAGATCAACTCTCCTCTGTAATCTTTTATGGCCCTCCTGGTACTGGCAAAACAACTTTAGCTAGAGTTATTGCTAACAGCACTCGCGCTCATTTTATTGCGATTAATGCGGTACTTTCTGGAGTTAAAGAAATTCGGGCATCTATTGATACTGCAACCGAAAAACGTAAAAAGCACAATCAACGCACAATCTTATTTGTTGATGAAGTCCACAGATTTAATAAATCTCAACAAGATGCACTATTACCTTGGGTAGAAAATGGCACAGTAGTTCTGATTGGTGCAACTACAGAAAATCCCTATTTTGAAGTTAATAAAGCACTGGTTAGTCGTTCGAGGATTTTTCAACTTAAGCAACTCAATAATGATGATTTGTATCGTATTGTTGAACAAACTTTAAATGATCGGGAGCGTGGTTATGGCAATCTCAATGTTAAGATTGAGCCTAATGCTTTAGACCATCTGGTTAATGTAGCCAATGGTGATGCTAGATCATTACTCAACGCCTTAGAACTAGCAGTAGAAACTACGCCACCAGATGAAGCGGGTATTATTTACGTCACTTTAGCAGTTGCAGAAGAATCAATTCAACAACGTGCAGTTCTTTATGACAAAGAAGGCGATGCTCATTTTGATACTATCAGCGCCTTTATTAAAAGCTTGCGCGGTTCTGATCCAGATGCAGCTTTGTACTGGCTAGCAAAGATGGTTTACGCAGGTGAAGACCCCCGCTTTATCTTCCGTAGAATGCTAATTTTAACTTGTGAAGATGTGGGACTTGCTGACCCCAATGCAGTTGTAGTGGTTAACTCTTGTGCAGAAGCATTTGACCGTGTAGGGATGCCAGAAGGTCGCTATCATTTAGCACAAGCAACGCTTTATTTAGCAAATGCACCAAAATCAAATAGTGTGATGGGATTTTTTGATGCAATAGCAGCGGTAGAACGAGAAAAAGAGTCAGAAGTTCCAACGCATCTTAAAGATGGAAACCGCGACAAAAAAGGTTTTGGACATGGTGCGGGTTATCTTTATCCTCATGCTTACAGAGATCATTGGGTAGCACAACAATATTTACCTGCAAGTTTGCAAGGACAAGTTTTTTATCAACCTTCACAACAGGGTTTTGAAGCTAAAATTAACACCCAAGTTGCACAGCGACGGGAAGCACAATTAGCCGCTGTGGTGGCAGGTGATTGTGTTGCACCAGTTGAAGTGTTAACTTATGGAGTAACTGATAAAGCAACAGATAGATGGTTGCAACGTACACTTTCCCAAGTTGGTCAACAATTAGGGGAGATACGCGATCGCATTTTCACTCTAACAGCACCGCAACGCCATCACCTAATCTTAGACTTAAATGCTGGTAGCGGTTTACTTACCTGGGAAGCATTGCGCCAAGTACCTGAAGGAGGTGTTTATGCTTGTATTCGCACAACAGCAGATGAAGAAGCGATAGTTGAACAAGCAACTTCTCTGCCAGAATTAATGCGTCCTATTGTATTGCAATCTGCATTAACTCAGTTACCAGAAATATTAGCTGCCCAAGCAGCAGATGTAAAATTTGACCGCATTATCGGACGCAATGCTTTACTGCATGAATCTGATAAATTAACTGTTATCAAGCTGTTAGCTTCTTTGCTGCAAGATTCGGGAGAAATTGTTTTAGCAGAAACAGTTGCTAAACATACGCAACGATTGTATTGTTTGCTGGATATAAGTAAGTTGGATGCTGATTTGTGCGACCGCTTAATTACTGCGGAAGAAGCTATTTATAATAATACTTCAGACCCAATGGTGAATTGGGATGCTGACGATTTGCGGATCTGGTTTGAAAGTGCAGGTTTGGTGGTTGAAGTGAAAGAAGAACGCTTAAATTCTCAATTACACATTTCTTCTGGGTTAATAGAACGCTGGTTTGGAACGAATAGCGATCGCCCAACTTATGCAACATATCTGGGTCGCTTGCTTTCTCCACAGGAAGTGGATACTGTTAAAGGCTTATTTAATCGCTACTTACTCAATCAAACTGTATCTTGGTCGAGTGCGATCGCTTTTATCCAAGCTAAAAGTAATCAATAG
- a CDS encoding sulfotransferase domain-containing protein, whose protein sequence is MLQAAYYGHHKCCSQYITNIIKEICATLNLSWELEDHAVELPKRFYLEDNQFKESFLICWNSDYLLVRSLECLGFHVIRDPRDIITSGYFSHLYKHGEKWPKMRVYRNYLKDLDKEEGLLAEMEFSSVYLYHIFSWNYNNPNILEKKFEDLIANPMEEFTEIFSHLQIVPNLLCKEDLRALIDKYSFKRLSDGRTQGEENVYSHYRKGMAGDWKNHFSEQHIERFKKLFNPILIKTGYETDENW, encoded by the coding sequence ATGCTTCAAGCAGCGTATTATGGTCATCACAAATGTTGCTCTCAATACATTACCAATATTATTAAAGAAATTTGTGCCACTCTCAATTTGTCCTGGGAGTTAGAAGACCATGCCGTTGAGTTACCCAAGCGTTTCTATCTAGAAGATAATCAATTTAAAGAATCTTTTTTAATTTGCTGGAATTCAGACTATTTACTCGTTCGCTCGTTAGAGTGTTTGGGTTTTCATGTCATACGCGATCCAAGAGACATTATTACATCGGGCTATTTCTCCCATTTATACAAACATGGAGAGAAATGGCCAAAGATGAGGGTTTATAGAAATTATTTGAAAGACTTGGACAAGGAAGAGGGACTCTTAGCAGAGATGGAGTTTTCTTCAGTGTACTTGTATCATATATTTTCCTGGAATTACAATAATCCCAACATTTTAGAGAAGAAATTTGAGGATTTGATCGCAAACCCGATGGAGGAGTTTACAGAGATATTCTCCCATTTGCAAATTGTACCAAACTTGCTTTGCAAGGAAGATTTACGCGCCCTCATCGATAAATATTCTTTTAAACGATTATCAGATGGCAGAACCCAAGGAGAAGAAAACGTTTACTCTCATTACCGAAAAGGTATGGCAGGAGATTGGAAGAATCATTTTTCTGAGCAGCACATTGAGCGGTTTAAAAAGTTGTTTAATCCAATCTTGATCAAAACTGGTTATGAAACAGATGAAAATTGGTAA
- a CDS encoding thioredoxin-like domain-containing protein, with product MVNVRAPELPQNFTWINCDREAASEGDRPLSIKSLRGRIVIIDFWTKGCINCLHVIPDLKYLEQKYSEYLTIIGVHSAKFEHEQHPDSVRQAVWRYEITHPVIVDSDRYIWEQYAVRAWPTFVVINSQGYIVATVRGEGKREFLDNLVQQLIEESSGKKTVDGQSGKFTLEPNQTLRLSPLAFPSKVIACQQSNSLFIADTGHHRLVIASLDGETKAVIGTGSAGWVDGDLEIAQFCEPMGMVFNHEQQVIYVADTVNHLLRKIDLKTRQVSTLAGTGTQSRYLFPHGGKALETALNSPWDLVKIKDQLYITMAGSHQIWMMDLTEKTIQTLIGTGAEFCVNGSCDIAAFAQPSGITTNGDELFIADSETSSIRAVTLGNFPVVRTICGSGQLFGFGDVDGIGENVRLQHCLGVAYASGYLWVTDTYNHKLKRVNPTTGECQTMSGSGKAGLQDGIGKDVYFSEPSGLSYACNYLYIADSNNHAIRRINLN from the coding sequence ATGGTTAATGTTAGAGCGCCAGAACTACCTCAAAATTTTACTTGGATTAATTGCGATCGCGAAGCTGCAAGCGAGGGCGATCGCCCTCTATCAATTAAATCTCTGCGCGGGCGAATTGTCATAATAGATTTCTGGACAAAAGGTTGTATTAACTGCCTGCACGTTATTCCTGACCTCAAATATTTAGAACAGAAATACAGCGAGTATCTAACTATTATTGGTGTTCACAGCGCCAAATTTGAGCATGAACAACATCCAGATAGCGTTCGACAAGCAGTTTGGCGCTACGAAATTACGCATCCGGTTATAGTAGATAGCGATCGCTATATTTGGGAACAATACGCAGTCAGAGCATGGCCTACTTTTGTCGTAATTAATTCTCAAGGTTATATAGTAGCAACGGTTAGGGGCGAAGGTAAGCGAGAATTCCTAGATAACTTAGTACAACAGTTAATTGAAGAAAGCAGTGGGAAAAAAACTGTTGATGGGCAATCTGGAAAGTTTACTCTAGAACCAAATCAAACCTTACGCCTGTCTCCTTTAGCCTTTCCATCAAAAGTCATAGCTTGTCAACAAAGTAATTCCCTATTTATTGCTGATACCGGACACCATCGCCTTGTGATTGCATCTTTGGATGGTGAAACAAAAGCTGTAATTGGAACCGGATCAGCTGGCTGGGTAGATGGAGATCTAGAAATTGCTCAGTTTTGTGAACCGATGGGAATGGTATTTAACCATGAGCAACAGGTAATTTATGTAGCAGATACAGTCAATCACTTGTTGCGAAAAATTGATTTGAAGACGAGACAGGTGAGTACCTTAGCTGGAACTGGAACTCAAAGTCGATACTTATTTCCACACGGTGGCAAAGCCTTAGAGACTGCCCTTAATTCTCCTTGGGACTTGGTAAAGATTAAAGATCAACTTTACATTACTATGGCAGGTTCACATCAGATTTGGATGATGGATTTGACTGAAAAAACAATACAAACCTTGATCGGGACAGGTGCAGAATTTTGTGTGAATGGTTCATGTGACATTGCAGCATTTGCTCAACCAAGTGGCATCACAACTAATGGAGATGAATTGTTTATTGCAGATAGTGAAACCAGTTCAATTCGTGCAGTTACCCTGGGGAACTTTCCGGTAGTGCGTACTATTTGCGGTAGCGGTCAACTTTTTGGCTTTGGTGATGTTGATGGTATTGGTGAAAATGTCAGGTTACAACACTGTTTGGGAGTAGCTTATGCTTCTGGTTATCTTTGGGTAACAGATACATACAATCACAAACTCAAACGAGTTAACCCAACTACTGGAGAGTGCCAAACGATGAGTGGCAGTGGTAAAGCAGGATTACAAGATGGTATTGGTAAAGATGTCTATTTTTCAGAACCATCTGGTTTAAGCTATGCCTGTAACTATCTTTATATTGCAGATAGTAATAATCATGCCATTCGTCGTATCAACCTTAATTAA
- the glpK gene encoding glycerol kinase GlpK gives MSKYILAFDQGTTSSRAIVFDPQGNLLSIAQKEFPQIFPQPSWVEHDPDEIWSSQIGVAHEVLARIGIHKSDIAAIGITNQRETTLVWNRQTGKPIYNAIVWQDRRTAKKCEQLKAQGYEATFQSKTGLVIDAYFSATKLQWLLDNVPNAREQAERGELAFGTIDSWLIWKLTEGELHITDVTNASRTLLFNIHTQQWDDELLSIFNIPHSLLPEVRSCSEVYGYTSSNILGSRIPIAGIAGDQQAATFGQAALERGMAKNTYGTGCFMLLNTGDEPIPSHHKLLTTIAWQINGHTDYALEGSVFIAGAVVQWLRDGLGIIKHSADVESLAGSVPDNGGVYFVPAFVGLGAPYWDSYARGTITGLTRGSTSAHIARAALESIAYQTADVLDAMRTDSHLDISELRVDGGASRNDLLMQFQADILGVPVVRPKITETTALGAAYLAGLAVGYWDSSEIVQQWQVEKRFEPTISAEHRATLRDSWRQAIELTQAW, from the coding sequence ATGAGTAAATACATACTGGCATTCGATCAAGGAACAACAAGTTCTCGTGCGATTGTATTTGATCCTCAAGGTAATTTGTTGAGTATTGCCCAGAAAGAGTTCCCACAAATTTTTCCTCAACCTAGTTGGGTAGAGCATGATCCAGACGAGATTTGGTCATCTCAAATTGGTGTTGCTCATGAAGTACTGGCGCGTATTGGTATCCACAAAAGTGACATTGCTGCTATAGGCATCACCAATCAACGGGAAACCACACTCGTATGGAATCGTCAAACAGGCAAGCCAATATATAATGCGATCGTTTGGCAAGACCGACGCACTGCCAAGAAGTGTGAGCAACTTAAAGCGCAAGGATACGAAGCAACATTCCAGAGCAAAACTGGATTAGTAATTGATGCGTACTTTAGTGCTACAAAACTCCAGTGGTTGTTGGATAACGTGCCTAATGCCCGTGAACAAGCAGAACGAGGAGAACTAGCATTTGGAACTATTGATAGCTGGTTAATTTGGAAATTAACTGAGGGAGAACTTCACATTACAGATGTGACCAATGCTAGCCGGACTCTACTATTTAATATTCATACTCAGCAGTGGGATGATGAATTGCTGTCTATATTTAATATTCCCCATTCCCTACTTCCAGAAGTACGGAGTTGTTCAGAAGTATATGGGTATACATCGTCCAATATTTTAGGTAGCCGTATTCCCATTGCGGGAATTGCCGGAGACCAGCAGGCAGCAACATTTGGGCAGGCGGCATTAGAACGTGGCATGGCAAAAAACACTTATGGTACAGGCTGCTTTATGTTGCTCAATACAGGGGATGAGCCAATTCCTTCTCATCACAAGTTGCTAACTACAATTGCTTGGCAGATTAATGGACATACTGATTATGCTCTCGAAGGTAGTGTATTTATTGCTGGGGCAGTAGTGCAGTGGTTGCGCGATGGGCTTGGTATTATCAAACACAGTGCAGATGTGGAGTCACTAGCTGGCAGTGTGCCTGATAACGGAGGCGTGTACTTTGTGCCTGCATTCGTTGGTTTGGGTGCGCCTTATTGGGATAGTTACGCTCGTGGCACAATCACAGGATTAACTCGTGGTTCAACTAGCGCCCATATCGCCCGTGCAGCTTTGGAAAGTATTGCTTATCAAACAGCAGATGTACTGGATGCAATGCGTACTGACTCTCACCTAGATATTTCAGAACTACGAGTAGATGGAGGAGCATCACGCAATGACCTACTGATGCAGTTTCAAGCAGATATTTTAGGTGTGCCTGTAGTGCGTCCCAAAATAACGGAAACTACAGCTTTAGGTGCAGCTTATTTAGCAGGGTTAGCTGTTGGGTATTGGGATAGTTCTGAGATTGTACAACAGTGGCAGGTGGAAAAGCGGTTTGAACCAACTATCAGTGCCGAGCATCGGGCGACACTGCGGGACTCATGGCGACAAGCTATTGAACTTACACAGGCATGGTAG